One segment of Trichlorobacter ammonificans DNA contains the following:
- a CDS encoding MFS transporter: MLSLLATLVWLPESLPEERRIRHRLRDMAAGYRFLLRNRRYCAHALALGAVAGINFSYISGAPQLFIELHGVSPQQFGILFGLNAFGLIGASQLNRRLLRRYPSELLMGIAFGINLMSALLLALAIASGLGGFPAQLVLLFICLCTTGLLYPNVTALALAPFGSMAGSASALLGTIQYTLGATAGACVGMFHNGTGLPMALTMAGCAVAGTVAAVVARKPQPLLRECGAEASP; this comes from the coding sequence ATGCTGTCGCTCCTGGCAACGCTGGTCTGGCTGCCCGAATCACTGCCCGAGGAGCGGCGTATCCGGCACCGGCTGCGGGATATGGCCGCGGGCTACCGCTTCCTGCTCCGCAACCGCCGGTACTGCGCCCATGCGCTCGCCCTGGGGGCGGTTGCCGGGATCAACTTTTCCTACATTTCCGGTGCTCCGCAGCTGTTCATCGAACTGCACGGGGTTTCTCCCCAACAGTTCGGCATTCTGTTCGGCCTCAACGCCTTCGGGCTGATCGGTGCCTCGCAGCTGAACCGCCGCCTGCTGCGCCGCTATCCGTCCGAACTGCTCATGGGCATCGCCTTCGGCATCAACCTGATGAGCGCCCTGCTCCTGGCCCTGGCCATTGCAAGCGGCCTCGGCGGGTTCCCGGCCCAGCTGGTGCTGCTGTTCATCTGCCTCTGCACCACCGGGCTGCTCTACCCCAACGTGACGGCCCTTGCCCTGGCGCCCTTCGGCTCCATGGCCGGAAGCGCCTCCGCGCTGCTGGGAACGATCCAGTACACGCTGGGGGCCACGGCCGGGGCCTGCGTGGGGATGTTCCACAACGGCACCGGTCTGCCGATGGCGCTGACCATGGCGGGCTGCGCCGTGGCCGGGACGGTTGCCGCCGTTGTTGCCCGGAAGCCGCAGCCGCTGTTGCGCGAATGCGGCGCGGAAGCTTCCCCCTGA
- a CDS encoding acyl carrier protein phosphodiesterase, whose amino-acid sequence MNFLFHMLLSGADEQVLVGNFMGDFVKGPLEERFPERVRLGVALHRRIDSHADTHPAFRRSRQLLAAEYGRYRGIMLDLFCDYFLANDWQRWSPEPLPAYLARTRGIIDRHLYDLPPEMRRLVPTIFEELLPSYGTIEGIGGALARMSARLSRPNPLKGGERELRRHHGALHDEFSVLAADLFAFAGDYLAE is encoded by the coding sequence GTGAACTTCCTCTTCCACATGCTCCTCTCCGGGGCGGACGAACAGGTGCTGGTGGGCAACTTCATGGGTGATTTCGTCAAGGGTCCCCTGGAGGAGCGTTTTCCGGAGCGGGTCCGGCTGGGGGTGGCGCTGCACCGCAGAATCGACTCCCACGCCGACACACACCCGGCCTTTCGCCGCAGCAGGCAGCTGCTGGCGGCGGAGTACGGCCGGTATCGCGGCATCATGCTGGATCTCTTCTGCGACTACTTCCTGGCCAACGACTGGCAACGCTGGTCCCCGGAGCCGCTGCCGGCCTACCTGGCCAGAACCCGCGGCATTATCGACCGCCACCTGTACGACCTGCCGCCGGAGATGCGCCGACTGGTGCCCACCATCTTCGAGGAGCTGCTCCCCTCCTACGGCACCATCGAGGGGATCGGCGGTGCCCTGGCCCGGATGTCCGCCCGCCTCTCCCGCCCCAATCCGTTGAAGGGGGGCGAACGGGAGCTGCGCCGTCACCATGGGGCGCTGCACGACGAATTTTCGGTACTGGCTGCCGACCTGTTCGCCTTTGCGGGGGACTACCTTGCGGAGTAA
- a CDS encoding SDR family oxidoreductase: MNALATHLFGALMIGIRYASLTRCSVPQLERVPMNLKAKTVLVTGANGGVGSALVKALLEKGAAKIYAAARTVAAVQELVQFNPERIVAVPLDITSAASVAAAAEQCVDVNLLINNAGINRCVSLLGRAGLEAAREEMEVNFFGTLAMCRAFAPLLEAKGSGTIVNVCSIIGLVNLPVNGTYCASKAAGHSLLQGMRAELAPRGIRVVGVYPGPVDTKMTAGQEMPKATPVQVASAILTGLERDAEDIFPDPMSQGVHEQLAKNAKQVEKQFAAMIPA; encoded by the coding sequence ATGAATGCCCTGGCCACTCATTTATTTGGGGCATTGATGATCGGCATACGATATGCGTCACTGACGCGCTGCAGCGTACCACAATTGGAAAGGGTGCCTATGAATCTCAAAGCAAAAACCGTTTTGGTGACCGGCGCAAACGGAGGCGTCGGCAGCGCCCTGGTCAAGGCGCTGCTGGAGAAAGGGGCTGCCAAAATTTACGCGGCAGCGCGAACCGTCGCAGCTGTCCAGGAACTGGTGCAATTCAATCCTGAAAGAATCGTTGCTGTCCCGCTGGATATTACCTCTGCTGCCAGTGTGGCAGCAGCCGCTGAACAATGCGTGGATGTGAACCTGCTGATCAACAATGCCGGCATCAACCGCTGTGTATCGCTCTTGGGCCGTGCTGGCCTGGAGGCTGCCCGCGAGGAGATGGAAGTCAACTTCTTTGGCACGCTGGCCATGTGCCGGGCATTCGCTCCTCTCCTGGAAGCCAAGGGCAGCGGGACGATCGTGAACGTCTGCTCTATCATCGGCCTGGTCAACCTGCCGGTCAACGGCACCTACTGCGCTTCAAAGGCGGCTGGGCACTCCCTGCTGCAAGGGATGCGGGCCGAGCTGGCTCCTCGCGGCATCAGGGTTGTCGGAGTTTACCCCGGCCCGGTGGATACGAAAATGACGGCCGGCCAGGAAATGCCCAAAGCAACGCCGGTCCAGGTTGCCTCCGCAATTCTGACGGGACTGGAACGCGATGCTGAGGATATTTTTCCCGACCCCATGTCCCAAGGGGTCCATGAACAGCTGGCGAAGAACGCCAAACAGGTTGAAAAACAGTTTGCGGCAATGATTCCGGCATGA
- the lexA gene encoding transcriptional repressor LexA: MPPLTDRQQQVLSFITSYIDTNGYPPSQREIASHLGVSGNPAVMKHLDALEKKGFIRRDSNSRSIAVTSSRTGTVSLPIVGTVRAGELTLAVEDIQGYLAIDRMHQHGGTFLLRVTGDSMINAAICDGDLALVRPQSTAENRDIVVAMVEGEATLKEFHREQGAIRLQPKHPTMAPIIIQEGSGEVAIIGKVVGIFRSMA; this comes from the coding sequence ATGCCCCCTCTCACCGACCGCCAGCAACAGGTCCTGAGCTTTATCACCTCCTACATCGACACCAACGGCTATCCCCCTTCCCAGCGGGAGATCGCCAGCCATCTGGGGGTCAGCGGCAATCCGGCCGTCATGAAGCACCTTGATGCGCTTGAGAAAAAAGGGTTCATCCGGCGCGACTCCAATTCCCGCTCCATTGCCGTGACCAGCTCCCGGACCGGGACGGTGTCGCTGCCGATCGTCGGCACCGTCCGGGCCGGAGAACTCACCCTGGCGGTGGAGGATATCCAGGGCTACCTCGCAATCGACCGGATGCATCAGCACGGCGGCACGTTCCTGCTGCGGGTCACGGGCGACTCCATGATCAATGCCGCCATCTGCGACGGCGACCTTGCCCTGGTTCGGCCCCAATCCACGGCGGAGAACCGTGATATCGTGGTGGCCATGGTGGAGGGGGAAGCAACCCTGAAGGAATTCCACCGGGAGCAGGGTGCGATCCGGCTGCAGCCCAAACATCCCACCATGGCTCCCATCATCATTCAGGAAGGAAGCGGCGAGGTCGCCATCATCGGCAAGGTGGTGGGGATCTTCCGCAGCATGGCATGA
- a CDS encoding GNAT family N-acetyltransferase, translating to MTILTLDSTSIRAHRDDLAGLRLTIFREYPYLYDGRLEDERHYLSHYADHGSVLAALDGGTIVGAITGMPLDREPPDFTRPFRNAGRDPAQYYYIGELLLQAPYRGSGLGSRMLAQFEQQIRQAARFTQACCATVVRPDDHPLRPAGFRPVEPFCRRHGYAPVPGAVVQVAWRQLDGTRPRNSLQYWEKTLP from the coding sequence ATGACCATCCTCACACTTGACAGCACGAGCATACGCGCACACCGCGACGATCTGGCAGGCCTGCGCCTGACCATCTTCCGGGAGTACCCCTACCTCTACGACGGCCGGCTTGAGGACGAACGGCACTATCTCTCCCACTATGCCGATCATGGCAGCGTCCTGGCGGCCCTGGACGGTGGGACGATCGTTGGCGCCATCACCGGCATGCCGCTCGATCGTGAACCGCCGGACTTCACCCGGCCGTTCCGGAATGCCGGTCGCGATCCTGCGCAGTACTATTACATTGGTGAGCTGCTGCTGCAGGCGCCCTACCGGGGCAGTGGCCTGGGCTCCCGCATGCTTGCACAGTTCGAGCAGCAGATCAGGCAGGCCGCAAGGTTTACCCAGGCCTGCTGCGCAACGGTTGTGCGCCCTGATGATCATCCCCTCAGGCCGGCCGGGTTCCGGCCGGTTGAACCGTTCTGCCGCCGTCACGGCTACGCGCCGGTACCGGGAGCAGTGGTCCAGGTTGCCTGGCGGCAGCTTGACGGCACCAGACCACGCAACAGCTTGCAGTACTGGGAAAAGACGCTCCCATGA
- a CDS encoding M48 family metallopeptidase, translated as MTSPARLMDINGITVELVRKPIKNLHIRLYPPDGSRVLVSAPKRMSLAAVRQAVVDSLDWIRKHQQKLSTRPQPPPPSYGTGDPHYFLGSCLRLAVHLHHGRPAVVQRHGTLELRVPPDTPVAYRASLLNEWYRSQLKAMIPDLLAQWQQIVGVQVAAWGVKRMKTRWGTCNPRARRIWLNLELAKRPLHCLEYVIVHELVHLLEQSHNARFTGFMDRFMPLWRQHREELRQPQHGQSCEWDA; from the coding sequence ATGACCAGCCCCGCCAGACTGATGGATATCAACGGCATCACGGTTGAGCTGGTACGCAAGCCGATCAAGAATCTGCATATCAGGCTCTACCCGCCGGACGGCAGCAGGGTGCTGGTTTCGGCCCCCAAACGCATGAGCCTGGCCGCTGTCCGTCAGGCTGTGGTCGACAGCCTGGACTGGATTCGGAAACACCAGCAGAAACTGTCCACCCGGCCGCAGCCACCGCCACCAAGCTATGGCACCGGTGACCCCCACTATTTCCTCGGCTCCTGTCTCCGCCTCGCGGTGCACCTTCACCACGGCCGCCCGGCGGTTGTTCAGCGGCATGGCACTCTGGAGCTGCGCGTCCCCCCCGACACGCCGGTGGCGTATCGGGCGTCACTGCTGAACGAGTGGTATCGCAGCCAGTTGAAGGCCATGATTCCGGACCTTCTGGCACAATGGCAGCAGATCGTCGGCGTCCAGGTCGCGGCCTGGGGAGTCAAGCGGATGAAGACCAGATGGGGGACCTGCAACCCCAGGGCCCGCCGTATCTGGCTGAATCTGGAGTTGGCCAAGCGGCCGCTGCACTGTCTGGAGTACGTTATCGTGCATGAACTGGTGCATCTGCTGGAGCAGTCTCATAATGCCCGCTTCACCGGCTTCATGGACCGGTTCATGCCGTTGTGGCGGCAGCACCGAGAGGAGTTGCGCCAGCCCCAGCACGGGCAGTCCTGCGAATGGGATGCGTAG
- the dinB gene encoding DNA polymerase IV encodes MESRVIIHLDMNAFFASVEQQANPELRGKPIAVVGAAHRTVITTASYEARAFGVKTGMAIWEGKRACPELIIVRGDNKKYTSTSRQIIAILWEYTPLVEVFSIDEAFMDVTNSRALFGPAETIAYQIKARIRHQFGLTCSIGIAPNKLLAKLASDLQKPDGLTVIPPDRVGEVLERMPVGGLCGVGKKLQKQLLLYCNVRTCGELGRCDGELLVKRFGSIGSELKRMGQGIDDRPVVPVEEEEQVKSVGHSMTLPRDIDDREQILKRLLQLSEMVGRRARKHGLAGKTVSVSVRLGDFYSNVQKQTSLPNHINLSDDIYRTAVGLFDGMKIDQPIRLVGISLSNLRAGEDSQPSLFGGTSRKEHLTAAMDALNNRLGGFTVTFGSLLDAGEPGSQVISPAWRPKGVRNVFFQNT; translated from the coding sequence ATGGAATCAAGAGTAATCATCCACCTGGATATGAATGCCTTCTTTGCCTCCGTGGAGCAGCAGGCCAACCCTGAACTGCGGGGCAAGCCGATTGCCGTGGTGGGGGCAGCCCACCGCACCGTCATTACCACCGCCTCCTACGAGGCACGGGCCTTTGGCGTCAAGACCGGCATGGCCATCTGGGAGGGTAAACGGGCCTGTCCGGAGCTGATCATCGTCAGGGGCGACAACAAGAAGTACACCTCCACCTCACGGCAGATCATCGCCATACTGTGGGAATACACCCCCCTGGTGGAGGTCTTCTCCATTGATGAGGCGTTTATGGATGTGACCAACTCCAGGGCGCTCTTTGGTCCTGCCGAGACCATTGCCTACCAGATCAAGGCACGCATCAGGCATCAGTTCGGCCTGACCTGTTCCATCGGCATCGCCCCCAACAAGCTGCTGGCCAAGCTGGCCAGCGACCTGCAGAAACCGGACGGCCTCACCGTCATCCCCCCGGATAGGGTGGGCGAAGTGCTGGAACGGATGCCGGTGGGAGGGCTGTGCGGCGTGGGCAAGAAACTGCAGAAGCAGTTGCTGTTGTACTGCAACGTCAGGACCTGCGGTGAGCTGGGGAGGTGTGACGGGGAACTGCTTGTCAAGCGGTTCGGCAGCATCGGCAGCGAACTGAAGAGGATGGGACAGGGGATCGATGACCGTCCGGTTGTGCCGGTGGAGGAAGAAGAGCAGGTCAAGAGCGTCGGCCACTCCATGACCCTGCCCAGGGATATCGACGACCGGGAGCAGATACTGAAAAGACTGCTCCAGCTTTCAGAGATGGTGGGCAGGCGGGCACGGAAGCACGGGTTGGCCGGCAAGACCGTCAGCGTCTCCGTCCGGCTGGGTGACTTCTACAGCAACGTCCAGAAACAGACCTCCCTTCCGAATCATATCAACCTGAGCGACGACATCTACCGGACGGCGGTCGGGCTGTTCGACGGGATGAAGATCGACCAGCCGATCCGGCTTGTGGGCATCAGCCTCTCAAACCTGCGGGCAGGGGAAGACAGCCAGCCCTCCCTGTTCGGGGGCACCAGCAGGAAAGAACACCTGACTGCGGCCATGGATGCGCTCAACAACCGGCTGGGAGGGTTCACGGTCACCTTCGGCAGCCTGCTCGACGCAGGGGAACCGGGCAGTCAGGTCATCAGTCCGGCTTGGCGACCAAAGGGGGTGCGCAATGTCTTTTTTCAGAACACCTGA
- the sfsA gene encoding DNA/RNA nuclease SfsA, protein MLLPPLIPGRLVRRYQRFLADIELADGSVVTAHCPNSGSMKGCNHPGSPVFLSLSANPARKLAHTWELVQVNGFWVGLNTMLPNRLAEEAILDGTVQELQGYGKLRREVTYGRERSRIDLLLEGERGRCYVEVKNVTLVEEGRALFPDAVTERGQKHLRELMEMVTHGHRAVIFFTVQRGDGTLVAPADAIDPAYGRLLREAVQNGVEALAYRAEVTPQQIRLTERLPVVL, encoded by the coding sequence ATGCTCCTTCCTCCGCTGATACCGGGCCGTCTGGTCCGCCGCTACCAACGTTTCCTCGCCGACATCGAACTGGCTGACGGCAGCGTGGTCACTGCTCACTGCCCCAACTCCGGCAGCATGAAAGGGTGCAACCATCCCGGCAGCCCGGTTTTCCTTTCCCTGAGCGCCAATCCCGCCCGCAAGCTGGCCCATACCTGGGAACTGGTGCAGGTCAACGGCTTCTGGGTGGGGTTGAACACCATGCTGCCCAACCGGCTGGCCGAAGAGGCCATTCTCGACGGAACGGTGCAGGAACTGCAGGGATACGGAAAACTCCGACGGGAAGTGACCTACGGTCGTGAACGCAGCCGGATCGACCTGCTGCTGGAAGGGGAGCGCGGCCGCTGCTACGTTGAGGTAAAGAACGTGACCCTGGTGGAGGAGGGCCGCGCCCTGTTTCCGGACGCGGTGACCGAACGGGGGCAGAAACATCTGCGGGAACTGATGGAGATGGTGACCCACGGGCACCGGGCGGTGATCTTTTTTACCGTGCAACGGGGAGACGGTACCCTGGTGGCGCCGGCCGACGCCATTGACCCCGCTTACGGCCGCCTGCTGCGGGAGGCGGTACAAAACGGCGTTGAGGCCCTGGCCTACCGGGCGGAGGTGACGCCACAGCAGATCAGGCTGACCGAGCGGTTGCCGGTGGTGCTCTGA
- a CDS encoding putative bifunctional diguanylate cyclase/phosphodiesterase: MKLPHRPLSLSGLSRSASIRAFVAISCLIVSAVTFLVVVGISVIFYLYQEEQTTSEFTASVSRQSFGILQELMQKGWNGPQLHEMLERYRGSLPTTTTISLYRNEQLAWQSVDPDRPRTTEAQVLKVFSSGAAMKEFGGGALLMYTPLVAEKKCLGCHNSVTEGSVLAVLKVSSNLSASHAAAFRQVCGVFLLLSPMPLLMAWFLSRRINRHVSSAFELLRDKITAINRMDDLTSLNMTDQRVGLWEFDRLFAEMGDLIARIRSVAVGKEMLEFEIRVLERFIITSDSVKDWKERVCFLLLELNKVMPVYTLFCVFQVDEELYDIEIFWKSSPSPETSTLMEQTVRSRINREMSELAVHSSLSIVHTVADLRGDLLQLDATEIDMQTKSLLLKNPRIGGVVGIGVQTRIAEDPIRCLVIDSILTTLLNVVGSIKAIYKYTRELEYYATRDPLTNLFNQRIFWELLGYEISRAARHRYHFGLLVIDLDNFKQVNDTYGHIFGDKFLVQVADVIHGALRKGDILARYGGDEFSVVLPEADEEQVYLVATRIKDALEALVVPAPDGTPVRGTASIGMAVYPTHADNEKDLFMFADNMTYKAKAGGKNRVLVPTDEDVVHVFKRSSELSKLLIKTIEEKRVIPYFQPIVSTATGEILCHELLCRIEVEGEIMPAGDFIETAERLGIVCKLDCILMEKLFARMQADTYQGMIFINLSPRSLIMQEFIPTVIRLSHTYGIAHDRIVFELTERETVRNVSLLETFVTVLKLEGFKFAIDDFGAGFSSFQYVRRLPIDFVKIDGDFIREMLDDGKDYAFVKTLAVLAREFGIQTIAEYIENEELFRAISELEIDFGQGYHLGPPSPDLLPVGTIRKLT; the protein is encoded by the coding sequence TTGAAACTTCCGCACCGCCCCCTTTCACTGTCCGGACTCTCCCGAAGCGCCTCCATACGCGCATTTGTCGCTATTTCCTGCCTGATCGTCTCGGCCGTCACCTTTCTGGTGGTGGTGGGCATCAGCGTCATTTTCTACCTTTACCAGGAAGAGCAGACCACCTCCGAATTCACCGCCTCCGTTTCCCGCCAGTCATTCGGTATTCTCCAGGAGTTGATGCAGAAGGGCTGGAACGGCCCCCAACTCCACGAGATGCTGGAGCGGTACCGTGGTTCCCTGCCCACCACCACCACCATCAGCCTCTACCGTAACGAACAGCTGGCCTGGCAGTCCGTTGATCCTGACCGCCCCCGGACCACCGAAGCCCAGGTGCTCAAGGTGTTTTCCAGCGGTGCCGCCATGAAGGAGTTCGGTGGTGGGGCCCTGCTGATGTACACTCCCCTGGTGGCGGAAAAGAAGTGCCTGGGCTGTCACAATTCCGTCACTGAGGGCTCCGTACTGGCGGTGCTCAAGGTCTCATCCAACCTCTCCGCTTCCCACGCCGCCGCTTTCAGGCAGGTATGCGGCGTTTTTCTGCTGCTTTCCCCGATGCCGCTCCTGATGGCTTGGTTTCTCTCCCGGCGGATCAACCGCCACGTCAGTTCTGCCTTTGAGTTGCTGCGCGACAAGATCACCGCCATCAACCGGATGGATGACCTGACCAGTCTGAACATGACCGATCAGCGGGTGGGGTTGTGGGAGTTTGACCGGCTCTTCGCCGAGATGGGAGATTTGATCGCCCGAATCAGGTCCGTAGCCGTGGGCAAGGAGATGCTGGAGTTCGAGATCCGGGTGCTGGAGCGCTTCATCATCACCAGCGATTCGGTCAAGGACTGGAAGGAGCGGGTCTGCTTTCTGCTGCTGGAGCTGAACAAGGTGATGCCGGTCTACACCCTCTTCTGCGTCTTCCAGGTGGATGAGGAGCTGTACGACATTGAGATCTTCTGGAAGTCATCCCCTTCGCCGGAAACCTCCACCCTGATGGAACAGACGGTCCGCAGCCGGATCAACCGTGAGATGAGCGAGCTTGCCGTCCATTCGTCGCTCAGCATCGTCCATACCGTTGCCGACCTGCGCGGCGACCTGCTGCAGCTCGATGCAACGGAAATCGACATGCAGACCAAGTCGCTGTTGCTCAAAAACCCGCGTATCGGCGGCGTGGTGGGGATCGGCGTCCAGACCCGGATAGCGGAGGACCCGATCCGCTGCCTGGTGATCGACAGTATCCTGACCACCCTGCTCAACGTGGTGGGCTCCATCAAGGCGATCTACAAATACACCCGCGAGCTGGAGTACTACGCCACCCGCGATCCCCTGACCAACCTGTTCAACCAGCGTATTTTCTGGGAACTGCTGGGGTACGAGATATCGCGGGCTGCCCGCCACCGCTACCACTTCGGCCTGCTGGTGATCGATCTGGACAACTTCAAGCAGGTCAACGACACCTACGGCCATATCTTCGGCGACAAATTCCTGGTGCAGGTGGCCGACGTCATCCACGGCGCCCTGCGCAAGGGAGATATCCTGGCCCGTTACGGCGGTGACGAGTTCTCGGTGGTGCTGCCGGAAGCGGACGAGGAACAGGTCTACCTGGTGGCCACCAGGATCAAGGACGCCCTGGAAGCCCTGGTGGTGCCGGCACCGGACGGGACGCCGGTGCGGGGCACCGCCTCCATCGGCATGGCGGTCTACCCGACCCATGCCGACAACGAAAAAGACCTGTTCATGTTTGCCGACAACATGACCTACAAGGCCAAGGCCGGCGGCAAGAACCGGGTGCTGGTTCCCACCGACGAGGATGTGGTGCACGTCTTCAAGCGCAGCAGCGAACTGTCCAAGCTGCTGATCAAGACCATCGAGGAAAAACGGGTCATTCCGTACTTCCAGCCGATCGTCTCCACGGCCACCGGCGAAATTCTTTGCCATGAGCTGCTCTGCCGGATCGAGGTGGAGGGGGAGATCATGCCGGCGGGTGACTTTATCGAAACAGCGGAGCGTCTCGGAATCGTCTGCAAACTGGACTGCATTCTGATGGAGAAGCTGTTCGCCCGGATGCAGGCCGACACGTATCAGGGGATGATCTTCATCAACCTCTCCCCCCGCTCCCTGATCATGCAGGAGTTCATCCCCACGGTGATCCGCCTCTCCCACACCTACGGCATCGCCCACGACCGGATCGTCTTCGAGCTGACCGAGCGGGAGACCGTGCGCAACGTCAGCCTGCTGGAGACCTTCGTGACCGTGCTGAAACTGGAGGGGTTCAAATTCGCCATCGACGATTTCGGCGCCGGTTTTTCCTCTTTCCAGTACGTGCGACGCCTGCCCATCGACTTCGTCAAGATCGACGGCGACTTCATCCGGGAGATGCTGGACGACGGCAAGGACTACGCCTTCGTCAAGACCCTGGCCGTGCTGGCCCGCGAGTTCGGTATTCAAACCATCGCCGAATACATCGAGAACGAAGAACTGTTCCGGGCCATCAGCGAGCTGGAGATCGATTTCGGCCAGGGCTACCACCTGGGCCCCCCCTCGCCCGACCTGCTGCCGGTGGGCACGATCCGCAAGCTCACCTGA
- the pdxA gene encoding 4-hydroxythreonine-4-phosphate dehydrogenase PdxA gives MTKPLILITMGDPSGVGPEIIVKALEDPSLREQSDLLVLGDRLAMERAVTVCGSGLTIVEVEEPKQARNLEAETLPLLALSRLEAADMAYGAPSERAGDAVYRYIRRATELCLAGEAAAVATAPISKEAMNRAGHTYHGHTELLAELCRCDDYVMMLAGDILRVSLVTIHEALADVPGMITFEQVLKTIRVTATGVAPLCGTGTPRIAVLSLNPHCGEGGMFGDEEERIIMPAIQAAQAEGLRVEGPFSADTFFYFAAKTPPPWDAVVAMYHDQGLIPLKMLHFDDGINLTLGLPIIRTSVDHGTAYNLAGSGRASAASMKAAIRAAARLVGSREDRPGCRGITVDSHTFVP, from the coding sequence ATGACCAAACCGCTCATCCTCATCACCATGGGGGATCCCTCGGGGGTCGGACCTGAAATCATCGTGAAAGCGCTGGAAGACCCGTCACTGCGGGAGCAGTCGGACCTGCTGGTGCTGGGAGACCGGTTGGCCATGGAGCGGGCCGTGACGGTCTGCGGCTCCGGACTGACCATCGTCGAGGTCGAGGAGCCGAAGCAGGCGCGAAACCTGGAGGCGGAGACGCTGCCCCTTTTGGCGCTCTCCCGGCTGGAAGCGGCGGACATGGCCTACGGCGCGCCGTCGGAGCGGGCCGGCGACGCAGTCTACCGCTACATCCGCCGGGCCACCGAACTCTGTCTCGCCGGCGAGGCGGCAGCCGTGGCCACCGCGCCGATCAGCAAGGAGGCGATGAACCGCGCCGGCCACACCTACCACGGCCATACCGAACTGCTGGCGGAGCTGTGCCGTTGTGACGATTACGTAATGATGCTGGCCGGCGACATCCTGCGGGTCTCGCTGGTGACCATCCACGAGGCCCTGGCCGACGTGCCGGGCATGATTACGTTCGAGCAGGTGCTGAAAACCATCCGGGTGACCGCGACCGGCGTTGCGCCGCTCTGCGGCACCGGCACCCCGCGTATCGCCGTGCTCTCGCTTAACCCCCACTGCGGCGAGGGGGGAATGTTCGGCGACGAAGAAGAACGGATCATCATGCCGGCCATTCAGGCGGCCCAGGCGGAGGGGCTGCGGGTAGAAGGGCCGTTCTCCGCCGATACGTTCTTCTATTTCGCCGCCAAAACGCCCCCCCCCTGGGATGCCGTGGTGGCCATGTACCACGACCAGGGGCTGATCCCCCTGAAAATGCTGCATTTCGACGACGGCATCAACCTGACCCTGGGGCTGCCGATCATTCGCACCTCGGTGGATCACGGCACCGCCTACAATCTGGCCGGCAGCGGCCGGGCGTCGGCCGCCAGCATGAAGGCGGCCATCCGCGCCGCCGCCCGCTTGGTCGGCAGCCGCGAGGATCGTCCCGGCTGCCGTGGTATTACGGTTGACAGCCACACGTTTGTCCCCTAG
- a CDS encoding cobalt-precorrin 5A hydrolase, producing MSTAVIAITRNGAQLGARLVGGLPDCTLYVLRKFHGAAGKTARPFDDLRQLLTTLWQERSDLVCIMACGIVVRMVAPLLESKDRDPAVVVLDDAGRFAISLLSGHLGGANELARRSAWLVGARPVITTATDVNDLPSFDLLAKEQGWEIDDLAGVRLLNSLLVDNQPIAVVDPTERVRTWFHGTGRLSFYGTFAHAVKSDAQGFLFVTNRQLPPQTMPQNLLILRPRNLVLGIGCNSATPADEIEAFVLSHLKRLFLSPRSVGMVATAAAKREEAGLVEFARRLGAPLICFESEELNRVRPPSPPSEHALAAIGAIGVAEPAALLASGNDRLLLKKVKSDNVTLAVAELGGQAP from the coding sequence ATGTCCACCGCCGTCATCGCCATAACCCGCAACGGCGCCCAACTGGGGGCGCGTCTGGTCGGCGGGCTGCCGGACTGCACCCTGTACGTACTGCGCAAGTTCCACGGTGCTGCCGGCAAGACGGCCCGTCCCTTCGACGACCTGCGCCAGCTGCTGACCACCCTCTGGCAGGAGCGCAGCGATCTGGTCTGCATCATGGCCTGCGGCATCGTGGTACGGATGGTTGCACCGCTGCTGGAATCCAAGGACCGCGACCCGGCGGTGGTGGTGCTGGACGATGCCGGCAGGTTTGCCATATCCCTTCTGTCCGGCCATCTCGGGGGGGCCAATGAACTGGCCCGGCGCAGCGCCTGGCTGGTGGGGGCCCGGCCGGTGATCACCACCGCCACCGATGTCAACGATCTCCCCTCCTTCGATCTGCTGGCCAAGGAACAGGGGTGGGAGATTGACGACCTTGCCGGGGTCAGGCTGCTGAACAGCCTGCTCGTGGACAACCAGCCGATCGCCGTGGTGGACCCCACCGAACGGGTCCGCACCTGGTTTCACGGCACCGGCCGCCTCTCCTTCTACGGCACCTTTGCCCATGCCGTCAAATCCGACGCCCAGGGGTTTCTCTTCGTCACCAATCGTCAACTCCCCCCCCAGACCATGCCGCAGAATCTGCTGATCCTGCGTCCCCGCAACCTGGTACTGGGGATCGGCTGCAACAGTGCCACCCCCGCCGACGAGATCGAGGCCTTTGTGCTGAGCCACCTGAAGCGGCTCTTTCTCTCTCCCCGCAGTGTCGGCATGGTGGCCACGGCCGCTGCCAAACGGGAGGAAGCGGGGCTGGTGGAGTTCGCCCGGCGGCTCGGCGCTCCGCTGATCTGTTTCGAAAGCGAGGAACTGAACCGGGTGCGTCCCCCTTCGCCCCCTTCCGAGCATGCCCTGGCGGCCATCGGCGCCATCGGCGTGGCCGAACCGGCGGCCCTGCTGGCCTCGGGCAACGACCGGCTGCTGTTGAAAAAGGTCAAGTCGGACAACGTCACCCTGGCGGTGGCGGAACTGGGAGGGCAGGCACCATGA